The Candidatus Angelobacter sp. DNA window CGCCGCGGGTTCTGCGCTGCCGGTGTGGTTCATCGAGGAATACCACAGCCAGGCGGCGACCACGAAACCGCTGTCACCCAACGAAAAGCCGAACATCGCGTTGATTGGCTGTGGTGGACAAGGGCGTTATGACA harbors:
- a CDS encoding twin-arginine translocation signal domain-containing protein, which translates into the protein MSTSGNRKAEPMTTNPLNFSRRDFLKTSTAIAAGSALPVWFIEEYHSQAATTKPLSPNEKPNIALIGCGGQGRYD